The nucleotide sequence TTACGTGTCAAAGTTGTTGACGTTCACTTGAGTCACACTATTTAGCTTCTCAGGTGGTCAATTTTGTAGTGGACCTAGCTGTATACATCGGTTAGATTGGTTTACCAGCCATCATGCTTCATGAGATTTTACAACAACCAAAAAGTGGGCCATACAATCTATTTTAACTGGTTACAAAGTACATTAGATCTACATGTCTGTCACTCAATATAAACTTTTGTTGCAGCTGCTAATTTTATCTGTCTACTTCTTAACCTATGATGCATCATGGACACCTCTCTAAAGTGTTGTGCCAATGTATTTGACATGTTTCAGACACTAATACATCGCAGACACGTATTCCACATCTCTTAACGGTGTTCAATTAAGGAGTGATAAAGAAAGATTGGTGACTAGGATGTGAGAGTTAAAGAGTGAAGTCATTCGAAAGTCAAAGATTCAATAACTAACAATTACGTTTTTTGATTTAGACACCTTTAGAGACGTCTTAGACACGTAACAAGTAAGTGTAACTGAGCTGACACCTCTTTTGACCAGACTACTTTTTAATACTCATAATCTCAAATTAGATCTTTTACTTTTTGAGGCAAATAACAACAGGCTTTCTTGGTTGGTTGGAAGAAACAGTAAAATATCATTGAGAAAAagatatagtaaaaaaataatgatacaaaggttgaattttcatctaaaatttcaataaacaTACTAAGATGGCACCTGAAGAGGTTAAGTCCTATTACATCTTTGCTGCTAAAAAGCAGAAAAGTTGAACCCAATCCCAATAGAGCTACATAGACTTCCCTACCATTCCCAAATTTCTGACTACCTTCCCTTCTAGATTCTATATATGATGACTTGAATAGTGCTATTTACTCTCCACTCTTATATCTATCTGATTTTCTTGCTATAACAAGATTTTGTGATTATTTTCCCCTCACTAGTAGATGTAGGAAAGGCAAAAAGTGGAGTGCAAGTAGCACTATTCATAGAATAAGACACATAAACAAGGATTAAAACTAATAATAGAAATGAAACATATTGAAATGGAGATTCCTAGGTTAAAAGCTAACATGTCCTACTAGGCTACTACCAACATAGAATGCAGAACTGGCAACAGGGTAACCTACACTtaatgcatgtttggattgactgtGAGTTTTTTATTACCGTAATTTTGGCAAAAACTACATTTTGAAGCTTCAACCAAACGACGGCGCTACTGTGATTTCGTTAAACTCACTGTAATTCCAAACATGCAGTTAATTCCTCCTTTTGGAGTTGTTGTTTTCATGATGGAAATCAAGTAAAACAGTGCTTTTACATTTAGGGCACTTTGGATCATCTTCAGAAAGCATGACATACATAAGACAACGAGGACAACCAACCAAAACCATGGAAGTGGCTTCTGGGCTGTTAGAGTATCTCTGTTGGTTGTTTCCATCTTCTTGGTTTAGCTCAGTGGACACACATGAACTTGGTGGGGATGTAGGTGACACTGTTGCTGATCTTGTTGGTGATGACTCAACTCTTCTGTGGTCAACCCTTGGTGGTGATAGGTTAAGTTTCAAGTCAAGTTTTGGACCACTTCCATTTCTTCGACTCATTGTTTTTGCCCCTTTTTCTTTCTGCAAAAGTATGTTACCTGTTTTGACACAAACCAATAAGCACAACATAAAAGGAACACAAAAAGaatcctaacaaaaaaaatacaaaaaaagaaaaaaataatcactgaCACTAATTTTGTCATGATCATGTAGTTCGGTTGGTGAGctgtaaaaaaagttttgagtAAGAGGTTTAGAGGTCAAACTTTGAAAACTAACGTAATTACCAGTCTGTTAACATTtgatctataaaaaaaaaaaatagtatttttcatAATCATGCAGTTCGGTTGGTGAGGTAAGAGACATTGAAGAAGTTTTTAAAAAGATTACGAGTTCAAACTCTGAAAACTaacataataatttgatatatagaaaaaatataataatttgttaTGTACCTTAAAAGAAGGTTGAAGGAGGAAAGTGTTGCTAAAGGTGATTAGAAAAAGCTCCGGCAGCAGCAAGAAAGTGAACTGTGTGAAGTGGTTGGAACATGTAGGCcattttatataagaaaaattgaagggGGTGAATTAAAGCTTAATTAAATTGAGGGAGAGAGGTGGAGGGTATAgggagagagaggagagagagagagagaaagtgatagagctgaattgaattgaattgaattgttgGGTAGAAGAAGAGTGTAAATTGTGGCCAGGAAATGTATTAATTGTTTGGAAAAATCCCAAGAAGTATGCAGAATGAGGAAATTTGGAGTAAATATTGCAATTACAAATTGCAGTGTGAGGGCCTTTCTTTTCATTCATTGCTTTATACAAGAGTGAGTGAGTCGGTGTTTAAGACTCTTTCAGAGCAATTGTAATAGCAATACAGCATAGTAGCATGGGAGAACACACTATTGCTTTTAAAGCTAATTAATCCTCTATTTCAAATCACCCACCTACAATATTTAAAGAAGCAATGCAAATATTCATGTctatttattaataatactaGAATCTCATATTTAAATATTCAAACACCATCTCAATAACATTTGGATGAGATGGTTCGAATCTCTTACAGTTTAATCAGAGTTCTGAACTCAAATTCAACTATAAAAATGCCAATAGTTATAATCCTACACAATTTAATGGATTAGTCTCTATGTTTAACCAGAAATCATGAATTCCAACCCTGCTATGAAAATGCCATCTATTGTAATCCTATACGGTTCGAAGGATTCGTCTCTCCAGTTGCACACAAAATATATCTTGTCCACGCCAACAAAACATCATCTCCAAGAAAAGTATAACAGTCTGGTGAGTGAATTATGACAGTATTAATTTGATTAGAAGTTTTAGatagaattatttttatattttttttgtttgttgtctagtggttagagaaattcacctgTAAGATAAATAAGTAGGGTATCTGAGATTTGAACTCTAGCccctgcacatattgtgcatCATCCTTTACCAAATGAACTAAGCTCATGGGGATAATGTTTGGTTTCTTTTAACAATCTAGATTTAACTAAACAACTATTTTAGTTAATGGAATTGTTATGGTTCTGAGTCTCTGGTGTTCTTTTGAGGAATATAtagttttgatttggtttgtgaAGTACAAAACATGTGTTGAATTGTTCATCGTCCGACAGACATTACAAGATCTCCTTCACGGGCACTGAATGGACCAtttgttgttttgaaaaacaCTGTCCCAATAACCAAAcactgaatttttattttcttgtctttttttttttttgtaaattttatccATGAAATTGTTTATGTAGCAAGAAACCAAATATAAGGTGCACAATGAAATAATGCTACATTGGTACTCAAATGATTGATCATTGTCACCGCCACTATTGTTATTAGGATGTTCTTGTGTCATTTTCACAATATAACATTTTACCAGCATTCTCTCTTATTTTCACCATAATCCTTGGGCCAGCAGATGCCCTAATTGAACCCACATCAAATACCTTCCAGAGGTTGACCGGTTGAGGTGCTTTTCCCATTAGTTTTCTTGGTACCCATCCCTTGAACTAAGGACCTCAAAATATTAAGCTGTAAATCATAAACGTCACCTTTTATCAGGAATGGGGTTAGACTTTTGATATTGGTGTGGctaaaatatcaaagaaaatatattactaACAAAGCGAATTAATTACACATGAAGTGCAATAGCAAAAATGGTTTGGATGTGTCCTTTTTACCAATGTGTCACAGGTTCGATAGTAAAAACACTTTCTACCACTAGGCCAAGTAAGAATATATGAAACAAAATACGACATATATATAATGCAGTATTTAAGTCTAgtataggaagaaaaaaattgggtaATAATTTGGTGTGGCTACAACCACACTATGCCTTATGGTGGGTTTGCCCCTACCTCTAGCAagagcagtttttttttttttaaaggtaaacCAACCTATTAAAATTGATATCAAGATGATCGAATCTAAAACCTTAAAAAGAACACACTTCAAAGTTATAAGCCAACATTAACATGCCAACCTTAATGGGTTCGACAAGAGCATGATAATAAGGTGACAAATCACTTCAATCATGTCCTCATTGACTTCCTTTGAGTTTTAGTCCGGTTTTGTTTTGTCATaatagagtaatgatatttgtacaatcatttgatgataatttttttgacaaccgttttttcctctcttcttattggtcaaaatcGATATAAAAAGAGTAagaacataatgtgagtatgagatatAGTTGTCCACAAGTTGCAACAGAGTGATTGTACAATTATCATTGCTCGTGATAATATAGTGTAGTAAGTAGTAACTAGTGTTGGATGAAATATATATGACTTTGAATTTCACCTGGGTGTCATTGGTCATTGTTGTCCTTGTAACCATCGCTCAAccaatcattattttttttgacaagtttcaACCAATTGATATCtcttatttgaataatttattttaaatattcattGATCATTTTCTCTCACCTTTTTCTGATCAAGCCAAAATGGAATTAATAAGAAACCATAATCTATccagcacaaggtgtgctcaaaaatcaaaactgataatcaaaatcaaaagtagCATGTTTTGATTTCAACCACCAATATATTTGAAGGTAAATTCTCTCAAGTGAATTGACTCCACCTTTTTCTGGGAAATTCGACTATTAAGTTCTTTCCAAATAGTCCAAATTGTAAAAGTCCAAAAAATAGACGTCATAAGAAGATCCCTTTTAGAGAAACCGCCTAAAGCACAAAATTGATCCCTTtggctttgttcatgaaaaaaAAAGCCATGTCCCACAAAATCGTATCCCAACCATGCGGCCACCAAATTCCATAATCTACTGAAAACATCACATTAGACAAATAAATGATTTCTATCCGCAACCACTCCAAAACCTCCTATACAATAACATTCATCAAGAGGTACAACAGTTCTCCGCAATAGATTATCCTTAGTATGAATGCGATTCAAAAGCCATTGTTATTGACTCGCCTATCCATGTACCGTCCACAATCTTTGTAACATATGTATTTCACAAACTACTAAATTCTCTATCAAATTCAAGTGAGTCTGTTGACGGTTAAATATCAtgtcaaaatcattttaaaatcgaataaagataataaaaatataaactacGGTCAAGATCCttggaaattaattaattaatatacattgttgtaaaataatatatttagtaAAGTTAGGTGAGAGTCGTCCGTTGACATAATCACTTGATACACTGGAGTTCAAATTCAAACTTTaaatttctctatttatttatcttaagagtgattttttaatcaataggatatttgacaaaaaaagagagagtttctggtacaaaaatattatacaaaaacaacGTATGATTAATACATGTATTTCTAGaatacctttaaaaaaaattatttctagaATAACAAGGTTCGACCCTGTCTCATAATATTGGAGATAATCTATGGAAGATAAAATattgttcatttatttaatgttaaTATCCGGTGTCGGTATTTGTATCCATACTTCTTAGCGGTTCTCTATTTTTATGGCCTCTCGGACGATGGTTTAAATgtaatcaaaaataaaagatggtgGTTTGAAGCTTTCTAGTGTTTCTAATTATTGGTAACATGAGTGTGATTATcatttaacaattttgaattgtttaaatGATTTTAACACTTTGATTTCACtatattttgttggatattggATGGGGGCCATGAGAACAGTTTATCAATTATATACATGCAGTGCAGGACGTTTggaatcacaaagaaaaaaacgaTGTTTTTATTCCTTTAAACGGCAGTGGAAAGAGTTTAACCGCAGGGGATGTTATTGCTTATTTTCTCTTTatgtaataattaaaaagaaatcactgttatctttatatttaaaaaaagacaTGCTATCatagtttatatttattaattattatatcaattgttttttccCATGACTTAGTCATTATAGGCACGTTTTTTCTACTCCCATTTTAACGGTTACAAGCATGACTAAATAGCATTTACTCTTGCTTATTCTATTGTTTTCGGTTTCTATTTTCCACTTTAATAGGAACTTCTTTTTTACATGTATATAGAGTTTTATACGTGGGTTGGTGAGGGAGAATAGTATGGAAAAGATTACACAGATTTAGAAAAGCTTCTTCCTTCTCTTATTTCACAATCATCTCTGATAACAAATATAATGAAATTAACTTTCCTTTTGGCACccaaaaaattgttcatgagACCTTGCTAATTCACGTGCGGTGCTAGCAAGAAGTGACCGTGTATTCTGGAGAGTACTAGCTATGAGATCTACCGTATCGAATAATCTATTCGTGGTGGCGAAATACTCTTAAGCAAAGTACTATGTGCACACCTTAGTCAATAATCGATAAGTTTTCTATTCtctatttaatttgatgaagaatcatatttatttgtgctaatatttttctttaattttatactttataaTAATTCTATGTCTAATTTTTCCTACATTCACATATGCATTTACATATTTCACCAACAAAATTATCACTATAACAAAATTCAATCGtacatataaaatatataagttgATTCCTTACCAACCGGATCTACATTCATGATCCAATACCAAAGTAAAATGTATTTAAACAAAAGTACTCTTCTTTAATTATATTCATTGCCTTCATGTTAGGCCAAATGTGACAGGAGAGGAAGGATTTTCGATACATAAATATAAAGGGTCTTTTCATTGTCAAAGCATAAATGAGGGAGAAAAAGAATGTGAGAGTGATTAAGATATTTCAATGGTAGTTGTTCtgcaatataaataatttacattGGTTGTTCCATATCAGGATGAGGCTAGTTACATAATGCCAGGTATATAGTTTCTGTTACCAAGGAAGGGAAAAATTACAAAGAAGAAAATCATTTGTTCAGACATATaactgaaataaaatatttaatatgtcaaaaaatgaaacatttaaaaaaaatttacttaataaatttttggcttaaaaaatattgaaaatgtgATATTTAATGTGCCTGTGTGCAAGAGGAATGGAGCACGTGCGAGGAAGACGACATTATGTGTGAGGCGGTTTAATAACGACCAGTTTTGTTTGAAGCACATATGTGGAGGATTTGAGATGCAGATGCTCGTGAGTGAACTTTTAGAAAACTTAGAGACTAATGGTTAAATGTCTTTGAGTGAGATTTTTAGGTCGAGAAACATATTTCAAACACATTGGTAGTGAAATTTCAGTAGAGGAATGATCAAAGCTTTCTACTAGGAGAGTctttaaaagaataaatatttatGTGAGTGTGCCCAAACTTTTTGCATTTGAGTTTGTCCCCAAGCAAGACTTTATCCTATGTGGATTTTAAATGACTTGAAAAATGAGTAGAAATTAAGAATTGTACTTTTTGTCCCCAAGCAACACATTGTAGTTTCCCTCTTTCTTGGTTGTTTGAGCTTGAGGAGTTTGTTGTACTAATCTTTCTGAACCTCTATCAATCACCAGTAATTCATGTGCTTCCAAGGAACTTTGcaattcttcaatcttcatagTTTTAACATCCTTTGCTTCCTAGATTGCTACTACTATGAAATCAAACTTTGGACTTAAGGATCTCAAGACTTTATCAACTACCATATGATCTAAGATGTTTTCACCACAATTTTTCATTAAAGTCACAATCTAAATCATCTCGGAGAAGCAATCACTTACTTTATGATCTTCCTCCATTTGCATAATCTCATACTTTCTTCTATATGGCTGCAACTTGACTTGATTCACTTTTTCTCCCACGTTATGATAATTCTCTAGCATATCCCAAGTTTCTTTGGATCTTGTTGCTTGTGAAATCTTCTTAAAATGTTGATTATTAACATTTTGTTGAATGTAAAACAGTGCCTTACAATCTTTCTTCTTTGCTTCTTTGAAGGTCAATCTTTGTGCTTCAATTGGATTTACCCCCAAATTTTCATAGCCATTCTGCACTTGATCACTCACATCTTGTTCTCCAAATAGAGATCTCATCAAGGCACTCCATCGTTCCCAGTTCTTGTCATCAAGAACCAGAATGTTTGATCCAAAACCATTGCTATTCATCTTGCTTTTTCAAGAAATCAATGCTCACACCTGACTCAATGTTTCCCAAGAATGATTCCCCTCACACTTCACTCGTATTTCCCTTTGATTTAACCCAAATTCTCTATACCAATTGTTAGAGCAGAAACTGTGTTCTATTGCGCATAATAGAGAGATTATGCTTGCAATGTGAATCTCATTAAGAAGTGAATGTACACGTTACAAAGCCTTTATATAAGCAAAACTAACACTTGCTTGTAACATAACCTATCTCACTAACTAActagtttttttaacaaattcttAACTAACTAGGTTAAGGTGGCAGTTATGAATTATTTCTAATTTCATCACATATGGATATAGGTATGACTAGATTGTATGACATAATCCGGAAGAGTCGCAATACAACTTCGAGTCAAAGAAAGAATATTCACTTTCTATCCCAAAGAAGTGTGTATTACTAACATCATTCTTCTTATATTAATCATTTATAGGCATGTGCGGGTAATTGATTCAACTTGTAAATGTATggagtattaaataactagtgCTTAGGTCATCTATAAGTAGCTATTGCTAAGGCTGGGGACTGCTTCGTATATTTAGTTACTTAAATGAAGCACAACATTTTAGCCAAGACTTAGTTTTTTAAGcaaccaaatatttttaaacataCATTTTTTCATATTCTATATTAAATccttgaatatattttttagagctctagttatttaattattaacttcttcaacatatacatatatatatatatatatttttttttccatttttttttttatttttttgataggctcaaaaggttttttttgtttttttgaaaggataggCTCAAAAGGTTGTTTGGTGATTCTCTGAATTTTCAAACCTTTAATATAATTTTCACCAAATAGAACCGTTTCTTCATTCACCAAATTCAATCCTATATTCGAGTAGTAACATTGAATTAGTTATCTGTCACACATTTATGCGCATACAGTCCGTGCATGTTTAAATACCAATACTCATCAATTTGTACCAACAAAAATCGTGAAATGAATAATACCACCATGTACTTTCTTCTTCCAATAATAAAAAGGATATTAAAGGATATTAAAAAGGCAAcaaattattgaataaaattatagattcatcaaattatttttatcaattattgggtattatatattttacatttttttatgtcaATATGATATTCTTTACGTGTAATTACAAAATCTAATCTATCGAACGAAAAGCGACTAGAGATTTTCTTCAGCTTATTTGGCTCGTATGCGTTTGAGTTTTATGGAACGAACGTAATAACAGGGTTTTCAATAATGTTGTAACTTCTATTCTCAGGTTGCtagataaagttaaatatatatcTTTAGCCTGGTTGAAAGCCAAAAAGGTGGTCTTTAGGTTTGGTTCAGATAGGTGGTGTTCAAGTCCCTTACAATGTTTGGGCATCGCGTGATAGTTTGTTTTGGTTGGTTGTATAACTCTGTATTTGTAAAGTAGTTCTtgtggcacaccttgtgctagaagAGTTGCTTTTGGTGgttaatataattccatttttgtttgttaaaaaaaaaaatctccctTAAATTCTTTAATGTTACTGCATTTTCATGGTTGGAATATTATTCTTCAtcataaataaattgtaaaatataatGAGTTGGGAGAGACACTATGTTAATTTTGGGATaacattataagaaaataaCGACACttaatttgagatattttgttatttcaaaCTACAATTATTTTGGGATAGTGAGAGTATTTTTAATGTACAACGTGATAGGTGTAATGAAATGAATAGATATTAAACCAACTTTTGTGGCAATTTGAAGTATCACTTAGTTGCAACAGTACGAAAACTGAATGTTTCTTATCAGTTATCAATCACACATTTTTTCTTagtatgttattattattttcaataagtTGGTATACTTAATTGAATGTAGAATGTTGTTGGGGATGAGCCCAATGCTTATTGCTTAATAAGGTGCTATATTTAGGAAggagaaaattgcttttctgacttCAATAACTTCctaaaaacacatgaaaatgtCTCAAATGCTTCCACCGTTGAGCAACCGAcaacagttaactaccgttgagtATAAAGGTAGTTAACTCACTTCGTGATTTCCCCCCAAAACTAGTACAACTCTATCTCCctattcactcatcaccttacaTCATCATCactttacctaaaaaaaaattctttaatttttttttccttcaaattttggTTCCAAATCGTTGTAGATGGATTGTTAGAAGGTTTCTACACACATTTGACGTCAAAAAACATGTATTGCATCGTTAAACTCATTTCCGTTTGAGCCATTTTCctgcaattttttcttcttctgacaTGCAgcccaacggtagttaactaccgctggggaTGAAGAAccagctgcagttaactactgtTGGGGACtttgaaaaatttcaaaaaaatttcaatggaGTGCTATTgcctaaattttgtttttttttgttttttgttttttataaatatttatttatttatttatgttctaCTTTATATTAGATACATGTTAATTGATTAGTTTtgcaattatatgttgtttatttatagcCTTGATTGAGAATGCGGGTGATGATCTGGTTGATCGAAAACCTAGTGTTGTCAATTCTTTCGTCGAGATCAAACTGCCGAAGGTTGAAGCTTCAGTGAAAGTTGAAGCTCCCATTAAGGTTGAAACTTCAGTGAAAGTTGAAGCTCCCATTAAAGTTGAGGCTTTTAGCGTCCATTCTAGTGTGTCCAAACTTCGTGACAACAAAGTGGACACATCTCATTTCTTTTCGAGCTGAGAGACATGGAAAGATAAAGACGAATTGCTTGGTTGGGTACGTTGACAAGCAAATAGGGCTGAATTTATGGTTATCATAAAAAGATCTTGTGCAATAAGAAATCCAGTGTTGGAATTGGTTTGTGAAAGGATTGGCGAGCACAAAATAccgaagaaaaaaattgaagcatGAAGCAACAGgatcaagaaaatgtgggtATTTGTTCAAGTTGCATGGATATGTCGTTAAGGAAGAAAATGCTTGGAAGTTGGCTATTCTTAATGGTGTTCACAACCATAAGATGTTGCCATATTTAGCAGGGCACCTTCTTGCGGGAATATTAATGGAGGACGACAAGGCGATTGTATGTGACTTGACCAATAGTTCggtaaaaccaaaaaatattttgacaaatttgaagaagaaaagacaAGAGTCCATGACAAATATCAAACaagtctacaatgaacgtcataaattcaaaaaggaaaaaatgggTG is from Medicago truncatula cultivar Jemalong A17 chromosome 1, MtrunA17r5.0-ANR, whole genome shotgun sequence and encodes:
- the LOC25483761 gene encoding protein GL2-INTERACTING REPRESSOR 1 encodes the protein MSRRNGSGPKLDLKLNLSPPRVDHRRVESSPTRSATVSPTSPPSSCVSTELNQEDGNNQQRYSNSPEATSMVLVGCPRCLMYVMLSEDDPKCPKCKSTVLLDFHHENNNSKRRN